A stretch of Ipomoea triloba cultivar NCNSP0323 chromosome 13, ASM357664v1 DNA encodes these proteins:
- the LOC116001965 gene encoding diacylglycerol kinase 7-like: MESPRTVESGSRSSGRTSVIESIRGCTLAGARIHKEELRRRITMPEYVRVAMREAIQTKDLDSVKRHFDSTHSEGAEQAEPPESPLVVFINSKSGGRHGPELKARLEELMGEEQVFDLQAVKPHEFVQYGLSCLEKFAGLGDICAKEIREKLRIVVAGGDGTVGWVLGCLGELHAMGREPVPPTGIVPLGTGNDLSRSFGWGGSFPFNWKSAIKRILDRVTSAPLCRLDSWKLVISMPAGEELEAPHSLKSVEDSTLDQELEIEGPLPEKQSYYEGVFYNYFSIGMDAQVAYGFHHLRNEKPYLAQGPLSNKLIYSGYSCKQGWFFTPCSSDPGLRGLKNILRIYVKKVNSSKWDQIPVPSSVRSIVALNLPSYGSGRNPWGHLKPDYLEKRGFVEATADDGLLEIFGLKQGWHASMVMVELISAKHIAQASAIRFELRGGEWKEGYMQMDGEPWKQPMDKEFSTFIEIKRVPFQSVMIHGDT, encoded by the exons ATGGAATCACCCAGGACGGTGGAGTCCGGCAGCCGGTCATCAGGACGAACGTCTGTGATTGAATCGATAAGGGGGTGCACACTGGCCGGAGCGCGGATTCACAAGGAGGAGCTGCGGAGGAGGATCACGATGCCGGAGTATGTGAGGGTGGCCATGAGGGAGGCGATTCAGACCAAGGACTTAGACTCGGTGAAACGCCATTTTGACTCGACTCACTCCGAAGGAGCCGAGCAAGCAGAGCCGCCAGAGTCGCCACTCGTCGTCTTCATCAATTCCAAGAGCGGGGGCCGGCATGGCCCCGAGCTTAAAGCCCGCTTGGAGGAACTCATGGGTGAAGAACAG GTTTTTGACCTTCAAGCTGTGAAGCCTCATGAATTTGTTCAATATGGATTAAGCTGCCTAGAGAAGTTTGCTGGTCTTGGAGACATTTGTGCCAAAGAGATTCGTGAAAAGTTGAGAATAGTG GTAGCAGGTGGTGATGGGACTGTTGGATGGGTCCTTGGCTGTCTTGGAGAGCTTCATGCAATGGGTCGAGAGCCAGTTCCACCAACAGGAATTGTCCCACTTGGTACTGGAAATGACTTGTCACGTAGTTTTGGTTGG GGTGGTTCATTTCCATTTAACTGGAAATCAGCAATTAAGAGAATCCTTGATAGAGTTACAAGTGCTCCACTCTGCCGTCTAGATAG TTGGAAACTTGTAATATCAATGCCAGCTGGTGAAGAACTGGAGGCACCTCACTCTTTGAAGTCTGTCGAGGATTCAACTCTTGACCAG GAACTGGAAATTGAAGGGCCGTTGCCTGAGAAGCAATCCTACTATGAAGgagtattttataattatttcagCATAG GAATGGATGCTCAGGTTGCTTATGGTTTCCACCATTTACGAAATGAAAAACCATACCTTGCCCAAGGTCCTCTTTCAAACAAG TTGATTTACTCAGGATATAGTTGCAAGCAGGGCTGGTTCTTCACCCCTTGTAGCAGTGATCCAGGATTAAG GGGACTGAAGAACATATTGCGCATATATGTTAAAAAGGTCAATAGCTCAAAGTGGGACCAAATTCCTGTCCCATCAAG TGTTAGATCCATTGTTGCTCTAAATCTTCCTAGCTATGGAAGTGGAAGGAATCCTTGGGGTCATTTGAAGCCAGATTATTTGGAGAAG AGAGGTTTTGTTGAAGCCACTGCTGATGATGGTTTGCTTGAGATCTTTGGTCTTAAACAAGGGTGGCATGCTTCCATGGTTATGGTTGAACTCATCTCTGCCAAACACATAGCCCAG GCTTCGGCAATCAGATTTGAATTACGAGGGGGAGAATGGAAAGAAGGTTATATGCAGATGGATGGCGAGCCATGGAAACAACCAATGGACAAAGAATTTTCAACTTTCATTGAAATCAAGAGGGTACCGTTTCAATCGGTAATGATCCATGGAGATACCTAG